CTAACTAATTTTTTTTCAATCTCAGAAACAGGCAATTTATTAATAAATTGAGAATCTTCGTAAACCTCAACAATATTTCCATTTCTAATATTTTCTAATAAATTAACAAATAACGATTTAGAAGAAGTTGGATTGTTATCATCATTTACTGGATAATACAAACGAAAGTTTTGTTTTTGATACAAATCAATAGTTTCCCAAACTACTTTAGACCATAGTATATCTCTTTCATCAACATACTCATATGGTAATGGTTTGTCTTGATCTAACCTAACTCGATCATCTGATTTTCTTCCAATTTCTGAAACTTTCTTAGCGTTTAAAAGTCCGTAATTAGACTGAGAAAATGCTATAGAAACTGTTGCAAAAAACAGAAACACGAAGCTATATATTAATTTATTATTTTTCATTCTAGTTATTAATTAGAAATTTCTACACTGATTGGCAACACCTCTTTAAGTTTATAAGATGAGTTTCCTACTATTCCGGCTCTAATACCAAAGATAGTAACAATATCTCCTCTACTTGCAGATGCTATTGCTTTTTGTGCTTGAGCATTCATTCTATCACCATTAACAATCACTGTTGTTTTTCCTGGCACTTTTACTTTAAAGCTTAACACATTTAATTTTAAATCAAAAACAAAATCAGGTAAACCAGCTGCTACAGATGATTTTGCTAAACTTGTTTTTGGCATACTAATAGATCCATACTCTCCACGGATACTAGCCATTGGAGCAGGAATATCTTTAATTCTAAACGTTACAGGTGCAGATTTAATTGTTTCTCCAGAGTCTGTTGTTCCTGTTACATTAATCTGTACAGATGTTCCTCCACCTGGTCTTAATATATAACTAGATCCACTAACTCTTCTTAATCCTGTTGCACTAGCATTAATTTTATTAGCATTAATTCCTGCCATAGAAATGGTAATAGGGTTTTCAATTCCTCTATACACCACATTCATTTTATCTGCAGAAATAACCGCTCCACTTGGTTTTGGCACTACTGCATAATTACTGTTTACAGGTATTTTAACTTCTTTCCCGTTTTCTATAAACGTAAATTCACCAACAATCGTATTTTCTCCAACTTTACCCGATGGTAATGCTAATGAAACTACCCCATTGTTAAAAACCTTTGTATCGTTTAAATCTAATGTTTTACCATTGATTACAACTTTATTAGGAACTTTTGAGTCATCTCTACTAGCTAACAAAACCTCTCCTTCAAATTTTTCACCTTCAAAAAAAGCAGTCTTACTTGGTATTACTAATGCTTTTAAATTATTAGCAGAAGTTGCTTTTTTTAACCTTCCAGAAACAAAATTTGTTAAAGTTTCGTTTTCTATATTCAACACAGTACTTTCCATACTAGACAAAATAGCAATGGTACCGATAGTTGGAATTCCTTTAAAATTATAATCTAACCAAGATTTATTTGCTCCATTAACCTTTGTAGGTTTTGTCTCAAAACTAGCGTTGATTTGATTAACAATATTTGGATAGGCTGAGATTAATTTTAACATTTCTTCTCTATAAGTATCAACTGCAGCTACAAATTTATCTCCTGCTTTATTGTTTTTACCACCTACAAATAAAAATTCATCCATTAAATCACCTTTACCCATTTCCTTTGCAGGTAACTCACCTGTTTCTGGATCAACCGGATTGGCTTCTTTAATCTTGTTTTTTAAGACTCCTATTTCTGCAATAAAATCTTTAGACAAAGATTCTACTTTAGTAGCTGTTTGGAAAATCTCAGCATATTGTGCTGGATTCTCTTTACTCAACTGTTGTAAATCAGCTAAAGTCGCTTTGTTTTTTTCAATTCCTTGTTCTATTGCATCTTCAGATCTTTCGTACATTTTAGAAAATGCTTCCATAACCTCAACAGATACTTGCATTGCTAATAATGCTAGCAATACCAAGTACATAAGGTTAATCATTTTCTGCCTAGGGCTTAATTTTGCTCCTGCCATAAAGATTTAGTTTTTTTAATTTAATACTAGATTTATTTATGATAGAGCTTTATTTATTTCCCATTGCTGATAACATACCTCCATAAACGCTGTTTAAAGAAGCAATATTTTTAGACAAACTTTCCATTTGTCTAGTTAATTCTTCAGATTTTTCAGATACAGAGTTTACCAATTTGGTTTGGTTACTTAATACTTCCATTTGAGCAGATTGTACTTTGTTCATGCTATCTTCTTGAGTAGCATACATAGCATTAATCTTTTCTAAATGATTAGCTGCTGCATTTATTTCTTTGTTGTATTTACTAGTATCTGCAACAGAACCTGAACTTTCTCCAATTTGTTTAGCAGCATCAGAAAGATTGTTCATACTTGTTGTTAACTTGTTAATGACATTTGCATCTAAGTTAGAAGCAGCCAACATTTCATCTATTTTTTTAGTCAACACCCCTTCTGGAGTCTCTTCTTTTTTCTTTTTTGATGAACTTCCACTACCAGTTAATTCAGGATATACCAATGCCCAATCTAATTCTTCTTTGGGTAATGGTTCAAAGGCAGAAATCACAAAAATAACAGCTTCCGTTCCTAAACCAATGACTAACATTTCACTAGAATGTGGCCAATGCATTAATTTAAATAAAGCTCCCAAAATAACAACTGCTCCTCCTAAACCATAAGCCATTGCCATAAATTTCTTAAATCCTGTTGAGTTTAAATCCATAAGTGTAAAAAATAGTTTTTGTTAATTTTCTTTAATAAATCTTTTTGTTAATAATCAAGTCCTCCCCATTTAGCATCACCTAAGTAATCCTGTACGGTTCTAAACCCTATATAACTTTTTGCAGAATCTGCATATTCATAATCTCTTGTACTTACTTCTAAAAAATAAGCGATATCTTTCCAAGAACCTCCTCTTATTACTTTTCTCTTATTTGCAGGATCATCAACATCTGCATTTAAAGAACTTGTAATATAGGCTGCTGTAGTATTATAGGCTGTTGATGTCCATTCCGAAACGTTTCCGGCCATGTTATACAAACCATAATCATTAGCCTTAAAAGATTTTGCTTCTACAGTGTAGGTAAATCCATCTGCAGCAAAATTATTTCTTTTAGGTTTAAAATTGGCCAAGTAATAACCATTTCTATCAGTTACATAAGGACCTCCCCAAGGAAATTTTCCGTTTTCAATTCCACCTCTGGCAGCAAACTCCCATTCTGCTTCAGTAGGTAATCTAAAAGTCGGAACTTGTACACCAGAACCTATCGTTCTTAAAAAATCATCTTTCTTTTTTGTTCTCCAATTACAGAAAGCTTTAGCCTGATTCCAAGAAACTCCAACTACTGGATATTCTTCAAAAGCAGCATGCCAAAAATAATTATCAACCATAACATCGTTATGAGAATACTCAAAATCTTTTGCCCATACCGTAGTATCTGGATAAACATTTATGTCTACCTCAGCATAGTTATTCTTTTTAGCAATGTTAACCTTATTTTGTTTTGTGTTGGCTATATAAGAGTATTTTAACAGCGTAACATCAAACACCTTCATTCCACCCACATCTTCTTGCGGTAAATACAATTGATCCATAACCTCGGCATATCCTTCGTCTGGATATTCATCAGTTTTCCAATATAAAGGAACTTCCCAATTTAAAGGCAGTGTTCCTTTATGGTTTTGTTTTATTGTTCCATAGGTCTTTAACATATAATTTTGATAAGGGGTATACTTATCAGGATCGGCATCAGCCTCTGCATCTATATATTTATAATCTGCAATACCAAAATCGGATTTATCCCCTAAACCTGAAAAACCTTCTGCATAATTAGCCAATTCTGATCTCACGATAGAATCTCTAACCCAATACACAAACTCTTTATATTCGCTATTGGTTATTTCAGTATCATCCATAAAAAACTCTTTAACAGCAACACTTCTAGGAGGCATTTCAAATCCACCCCATCTGTTTTCTTCTGTTTTCCCCATTGTAAAAGAACCTCCAGGTACTAATACCATTCCAAAAGGCTTTTCAGCAAACCATGGATTTTCAGATGTTGCTCCTACAAGTTCTCCTTTATCTCCAAACCCACTACAGCTTACTAGCGTAATGTATACTATGGATAAGAACAGTATTTTCTTCATATTATCTTGTTGTATCTTTTTTATAGAATTGCGTAAACTTAGAAAAAAAATCTAACTCAACAATGAAACTGCGAGTCATATTCTTTCAATATAAACCTATGATATCTTTCTATGTACATTAAACCATCTTTCTGGCACTTTTTGTTCTATGGTGTTTAAATAATCATCATAGGAACAAGGCACCAATACATGTCTTTTATATTTGGATTGTGTAGGGATATCAACCTGCATCCACCATCTTTGACTTTTATCACTTTGATAAAAACTAATCACTTCATTTTCAAAAGGGACTAAATATTTTAAATAACTATCTTTTGAACCATATGGGTAATCATTTGTTCTTAATGAATAACCCTCGATAAAATACCAAATTACTTGAGAAATTAACTTACTTGTTTGATGATTTACATCAAATAGTTTGTTGTACTCATATATCCCAAAAGAGGTTACTTTATCACTAATTCCTGCATACCTAGCAATTGCACAAATATCATCTCCATATAATCCATTTGGATTAGCATTTCCGTTTGCTGGTGCTTCACTACATCTTACTACACCCATATCAATAGCCACAATATCCGCATCTCTCATTACTGGCTCAACAACGGCAATATCTTTTAAGGCTCCAACTCTAAATGCTTCAAAAGACAAACCTTCTATTAAAGAAATTTCCTCTTGAGCGTTGTAATAGGTTTGAAATCCTAAATTAGCGTAATTGAACAAGTTACAAGGTTGTTCTAAAATGATTTTACTTAAATATGAGTTTGAGTTTAAATCATCTTCTATATTTCCAAAACTAAATTTTGGACTTGCAACTGCTAAATTTACCGCTTGATCTAATTGATTATATCCTCTATAATTGGCATAAATCAAATCTTGCCCACCTCCAATAATGATTGGCAATACGTTTCTTTTTAACAAAAAATCAACCGTTTCTTGAACAGCGTAATAGGTATCTTTTATTTCATTACCTGGTAAAATGGTTCCCAAATCCACAATTGAAACACCCCAATTCCCTGTATATAATTGATACAATTGTTTACGAATATCATCAGCACCAATGCCTGTTCCCTCATTACCTACAGCACCTCTCTCCTCTCTAACATCAAAAAAAGCCAAGTTTACTTTGTCCAAATCAGGAAAACCCAACTCTTTTGTATGCTTCACTAATTGGCAACCCAACATTTCCTTAGAAGTCTCCTTAAAAGAAAGTACTTCAGCAGATATCGGTGTAAAAAAATCTTGAATCATAACTTTGATGAAATACTATTTTTTCTTGGTTGTTTTTTTAACTGGTGCTTTTTTTGCTCTTGTTTTCTTCTTAGGAGCATTTTTTTCAATAATATCCTTTACCTCTTCTAACGTAAGAGCAGGTGCATCTATTGTCTTGGCAAGTTCAATTTTTGTTTTTCCTTTAATAATATTGTGTCTTCCCCAACGAGCTTTCTCTACTCTAATTCCTTCTTCTTCCCAGTTATGAACAACTTTATCAATTTCTTTTTGTTTCTTAACCTCAATTAATTCAACAATATCATCATAAGTTAAATTATCAAAATCGTATTTTTTATTTACGTTGATAAAAATATTATTCCACTTGATAAAAGGTCCAAAACGCCCAACTCCTTTTTGTACAGGTAGATTTTCATACTCTGCAATTGGAGCATCGGCTTTAATCTTAGCTTCTATCAACTCAACAGCTCTGTCAAAATCTACAGACATTGGATCTTCTCCTCTATCTAAAGAAACATACATTGCCCCATACTTGATATAAGGACCAAAACGTCCATTAGAAACCACGGCCTCTTCTCCTTTATATTCTCCTAAATTTTTAGGTAATAGAAACAAATCTAAAACCTCATCTAAAGTAACTGTTCCAAGGTTTTGCTCTTTTAACAAACTAGCAAATTCTTTTTCTTCATCATCGGGACCTCCAATTTGAGCCAAGGGTCCAAATTTTCCTAAACGAACCAAAACTGTTTTTCCAGATTCTGGATGCTTTCCTAAAATTCGCTCTCCACTTTCTCTATCGGCATTTTCTGCTACATCTTTTACATTGGTATGAAAACCTTTGTAAAAATCTTTAATCATTCCAATCCACTCCTCATTTCCTTCTGCAATCTCATCAAACTGAGCTTCTACTTTTGCAGTAAATCCGTAATCAAGAATTTTTTCGAAATGCGCTACTAAAAAGTCATTTACAATGTTTCCGATATCAGTTGGAACCAATTTTCCTTTATCAGAACCTACTTTTTCTGTTAAAGTTTTTGAAGCAACTTTATCATTTTTTAAGACAAATTGCTCATAAGCTCTTTCTTCTCCCTCAACAGTTCCTTTTTCTACATAACCTCTACGTAAAACAGTAGAAATAGTTGGAGCATACGTTGACGGACGTCCAATTCCTAATTCTTCTAATTGCTTTACCAAAGATGCTTCTGTAAACCTATATGGAGCTTTAGTAAAACGCTGTGTAGCGGTAATATATTCGTGCTCTAAAACATCACCTACTGTTAAACGTGGTAACATTCCATCTTGCTCTTCATCTTCGTTATCGTTTCCTTCTAAATACACTTTTAAGAAACCTTCAAACTTGATCATTTCACCGTTTGCAGTGAAAACTTTTGTGTTTTTATTATTTTCAATTTTAACGTTAGTACGTTCCAATTGTGCATCACTCATTTGAGAAGCCAAAGTTCTTTTCCAAATCAAATCATACAATCTATTTTGATCGTATTCTTCATTGATTTCATGACGTGTCATATCTGTTGGACGAATCGCTTCGTGCGCTTCTTGTGCTCCTTTAGATTTGGTATTGTAATTTCTTGGCTTGCTAAACTCTGCTCCATAAGATGCTGTAATTTCATCAGCTGCTGCTTTTTTAGCCTCATCAGATAAGTTTACACTATCTGTTCTCATGTAAGTAATAATCCCGGCTTCGTATAAACGTTGCGCAACTGTCATGGTTTTTGATACAGAAAACCCTAATTTTCTTGCCGCCTCTTGTTGTAAAGTTGAAGTGGTAAATGGTGCTGCTGGAGATTTTTTTGCAGGTTTGGTTGTTAAATCTGCAATTTTAAATTCTGCACCTATACATTGTTTTAAAAACGCTTCGGCTTTTTCTCTTGTTTCAAAAGCTTTTGGCAAAGTAGCCTTAAAACTTTTTCCTTCATCGTTATAAAACTCAGCAACAACCTTATAGCTTGCCTCACTTACAAATTCTAAAATACTACGTTCTCTTTCTACAATTAAACGTACCGCAACCGATTGTACTCTACCTGCAGATAACCCTGCTTTTACTTTTCTCCATAAAACAGGAGACAATTCGTATCCTACAATTCTATCTAACACTCTACGTGCTTGCTGAGCATCAACTAAATTATAGTTAATTTTTCTTGGGTTTTCTACCGCTTTTAAAATAGCTGATTTGGTAATTTCATGAAAAACAATACGTTTTGTATTATCATCATTTAATTTAAGTTGTTCTTTTAAATGCCAAGCAATAGCTTCTCCTTCACGGTCCTCATCACTCGCTAGCCAAACAGTTTCTGCTTTTTTTGCTAAAGATTTTAATTTTTTGACTACCGCTTTTTTATCATCCGAAACCAAATATGTTGGTGAAAAATCTCCATCAACATCAATTCCCAATCCGTTTGACGGTAAATCTGCAATGTGCCCAAAACTAGACTCCACTTGAAAATCCTTTCCTAAAAACTTCTCTATTGTCTTTGCCTTTGCAGGTGACTCTACTATTACCAGATTATTCGCCATAAATAATTTACCTCTTTTAAAATCTCTAATTTCACACAAAAGTAGGGAGAAAAATTAAAACGAAAATTTTAATTCCTTAATTTAAGTATATTCTTAACAACATCTCTTCTGACATCTTGTCATAAATCACAATAATTATTGTAAATTTGCATCCTTAGAAAATCACATAAAATGAGTAGAGTTACAACAGAAGAAAAGATTATTGATGCTAATAAGCAAGGGCATCCGCTTTCTACTGACTTTAAAGAAGGTAACACCAAAAAACTTTATATAGAAAGTTATGGTTGCCAAATGAATATGAATGATAGTGAAATTGTTGCTTCTATTTTATCAGAAACAGGATACAACACTACTTTAAACTTAGAAGAAGCAGATCTTGTTATGGTCAATACTTGTTCTATTCGTGAAAAAGCAGAACAAACCATTCGTAAACGTTTGCAAAAATACAATGCTATCAAAAAAATTAATCCTAACATGAAAGTTGGTGTTTTGGGTTGTATGGCAGAGCGTTTAAAATCTAAATTTTTAGAAGAGGAAAAGATTGTAGATTTAGTAGTAGGTCCTGATGCATATAGAGACATCCCTAATCTTTTAGAAGAAGTAAACGAAGGTAGAAATGCTGTAAATGTTATTTTATCTAAAGAAGAAACTTATGCTGATGTTTCTCCAGTTCGTTTAAATTCTAATGGAGTATCTGCTTTTGTTACTATTACTCGTGGTTGTGATAACATGTGTACTTTTTGTGTAGTTCCTTTTACTCGTGGTAGAGAAAGATCTAGAGATCCACAAAGTATTATTTCTGAAATTAAGGATTTACAAGCCAAAGGATATAAAGAAGTGACCTTATTGGGTCAGAATGTAGACAGTTATCTTTGGTATGGTGGAGGACTTAAAAAAGATTTTGACAAAGCAAGCGATATTGCCAAAGCTACTGCTGTTGGATTTGCTGATTTGTTAAAAATGGTTGCTAGTACTTTTCCAGAAATGTGGGTAAGATTTTTTACCAACAACCCACAAGACATGGACATTAATGTACTTCACACCATGGTTAAATATCCTAATATTTGTAGATATTTACATTTACCTGTTCAATCTGGAAGCACTACTGTGTTAGAAAGAATGAACCGCCAGCACACTCGTGAAGAGTACATGGAATTAATTGACAACATTAAAACTTTATTGCCAGACTGTGCTATTTCTCAAGATATGATTGTTGGTTTTTGTGGTGAAACTGAAGAAGAACACAAAGACACCTTATCTTTAATGGAATACGTAAACTACGATTACGGATTTATGTTTGCTTATTCAGAAAGACCAGGAACATTGGCCGAGAAAAAATTCCCAGATGATGTACCTGCTGAAGATAAAAAGAGACGCTTACAAGAAGTAATTGATTTACAAAGAAAAATGAGTCTTGCCAACACTGAAGCTTATTTAGGACAAACAGTTGTTGCTTTAATAGAAGGAAATTCTAAAAAATCTGATCAACATTGGATGGCTAGAAACTCACAAAACTACGCTATTGTTTTCCCTAAAGGAGATCAAAAAGTAGGAGATTTTGTAAAAGTTAAAATTACAGATTGTACTTCGGCAACATTGTTAGGAGAATATGTAAGTCACTCATAATTATTTAGCATTATCAAAAAAACTATTATGGAATCTGTTCAAGTAATTAAACAGCGTTTTGGAATTATAGGAAACGATCCCAAATTAAATAGATCTATAGAAAAAGCTACCCGTGTAGCCCCTACAGATATTTCTGTATTGGTTGCTGGAGAAAGTGGTGTAGGAAAAGAAAGCATCCCTAAAATTATCCATCAATTATCACAAAGAAAACACAATAATTATATTGCTGTAAACTGTGGTGCCATTCCAGAAGGAACTATTGATAGTGAATTGTTTGGACACGAAAAAGGAGCTTTTACCGGAGCTACCAACACTCGTAAAGGATATTTTGAAGTTGCCAATGGAGGAACCATTTTTTTAGATGAAGTTGGTGAACTCCCTTTAACTACTCAAGTAAGATTATTACGTGTTTTAGAAAATGGTGAATTTATTAAAGTTGGTTCTTCAGAGGTTCAAAAAACTGATGTTAGAATTGTAGCAGCAACCAATGTAAAAATGGTTGAAGCTATTAAAAAAGGAAAGTTTAGAGAAGATTTATACTATAGATTAAGTACGGTAGAAATTGAGCTTCCTCCTTTAAGAAACAGAAACGAAGACATCCACTTGTTGTTTAGAAAGTTTGCTTCTGATTTTGCTCAAAAATATAAAATGCCAACTGTCCGTTTAACCGATGATGCTATAGATTTATTAATTAGATACCATTTTCCGGGAAACATCAGACAATTGAGAAATATTGCTGAACAAATATCAGTAATAGAAGAAAACAGAAATATTGACGCTAATAAACTAAAACAATATTTACCTAATTTAAGCTCTTCAACACTTCCAATGATTATTGACGAAAACAGTAATTCTTATGGCGAAGAAAAATCAGGACTTTTAAAAATGATTTATGATTTAAGAGCTGAATTAAACGAGTTGAAAAAGGTAACTTTAAATATTATGCACGGAAGCAAAGTAAAAGAATCCGAGGCTTTTTTAGAAACCTCTTCTACCAAAACGCTTGCTCCAAGTCCTAGCATTAACAACAACTCAAATCTAGTTTCATTTCATAATGATGATGACGACCTTAGAGAAGATGATGACGAAGAGTACTATATAGAAACCGTAGAAGAAGATGAAAATCTATCTTTACAGGATAAAGAAATAGAAATGATTAAAAAATCTTTGGAGCGCAACAGCAACAAACGTAAGTTAGCAGCCAAAGAATTAGGAATTTCTGAAAGAACTTTATACCGAAAAATAAAACAATATAATTTATAATTATATTTACCCATAAGCCATTTGTTATGTTAAAAAAAATCTTATCAAAATTTATTCTATTCACCTCTCTACTTACAGTTATTAGTTGTGGAATTTATAGTTTTACAGGAGGTGATACTGGTAATGCTAAAACCATTCAAATTGATTTTTTTAACAACAATGCCAACTTAGTAGAACCTAGTTTAAGTCAAGCATTTACATTGGCTTTACAAGATTTTTTCATCACTCAAACCAATTTAGATTTGGTAAAATCTAGCGGTGATTTACAGTTTGAAGGAGAAATTACCCGATACACCATTACCCCTATGACTGCTACTGCAGACCAAACAGCAGCACAAAACAGATTAACCCTAGAGGTTAACGTTCGTTTTTACAACAGAACAGATGAGAAAAAAAACTTTGAAAAAAAATTCAGCCACTTTTATGACTACGATGCCAACACCATTTTACAGGGTGCTAATCTAGAAGCGGCTTATGACGAAATTTTCGAAAGAATTACTCAAAATATTTTTAACGCATCTATAGCCAACTGGTAAAACCATGCAAGAATTTACACAAGCAATTAAATCACAAAACATAGAGACTCTAAACCTAGAGACTCTAGAAAATATTGCTGATAAATTCCCTTATTTTCAACTAAACAAAACACTTTTATTAAAAAAATACCATCAGCAAGAACATTTTAAATATAATAATGCTCTTAAAAATGTAGCTGCACATACTGTTAATAGAGAAATTCTTTTTGAATTTATCACCCAGATTGAAGAAACCAAACCTCAAGAAAAGATTTCTAAGATAGTTGATGAACAAAACATAACCAATGAACCACTTGAGGCAAATACTCCTCAAGAAAAAATTGAACAAGAAGTTGCACAACCTTTTCAGTTTACCCATTCAGAAAAACACAGCTTTAACCAATGGCTTCAAATTTCTAATCCTACACCCATAAAACGTAAGGATTCTATAGAAAAAAATGAAACTGAAAAAGTTAGCAATCCAAAGTTAAAAATCATCAATCAATTTATTAGCAACAACCCTAAAATAAGCCCTATCAAAAAAAACACCCCTATTGATAGCACTACCGTTGCAAACAGTAATACTGATATTTCTAATGAGCTTATGACCGAAACTTTAGCCAAAGTTTATCTTGCTCAAAAAAAATATGAAAATGCAATTCAAGCCTACAAGATTTTAAGTTTGAAATATCCAGAAAAAAGTAGTTTATTTGCAGACCAAATACAAAGAATCAAAATATTACAAAATAATAAATTATGACTTACAACCTATTGTTAATAGTAATCATGGTAGTAGCAATACTACTTATTTTAATTGTACTAGTTCAAAACCCTAAAGGAGGAGGATTATCGTCTTCATTAACTGGAGGTTCTGGTGGTACTATTGGAGGTGTTCAAAGCACAAACAACTTTTTAGACAAAGCAACTTGGACTTTGGCTATTGCTTTATTAGCATTAATTTTATTATCTAGTTTAGCAATTCCTAGAGATGAAGCTAGCAAGTCTGAGTTACAAAACACTATTCAACAAAGAGATGAAGTAGCTCCTATTGATGATAACGCTGCTGACATTGACGATATTATGAATGAAAGTGCTCCAGCGGCTGAGGAATCAACTGAAGAATAAGCACTATTATTACCATACAAAAATGTCATCATGTCACTACATGATGACATTTTTTTTTATACTTATGCCAATCGGCAATTGGCACACTTTTCGAATAATAAAGAATCAATAATAACTTTTAAATATTAAATAATATGAGCATTAACATTAAACCATTAGCTGATAGAGTTTTGGTAGAGCCAGCTCCAGCGGAAACAAAAACTGCTTCTGGATTAATTATTCCAGACTCTGCAAAAGAAAAACCTTTAACAGGTACTGTTGTAGCAGCGGGTAAAGGGACAAAAGATGAGCCTATTACTGTAAAAGTAGGGGATACTGTTTTATACGGTAAATATGCTGGAACTGAGTTAGCTTACGAAGGAAAAGATTATTTAATCATGAGAGAGAGCGACATTTTCGCAATCATCTAATAAAAAATTTTACACAAAATGGCAAAAGACATTATTTTTGATATTGAAGCAAGAGACGGTTTAAAGCGTGGAGTAGATGCATTGGCAAATGCAGTAAAAGTAACCTTAGGACCAAAAGGTCGTAACGTAGTTATTGGTAAAGCTTTTGGAGGACCACACATTACTAAAGATGGAGTTTCTGTTGCTAAAGAGATTGAATTATCTGATCCTTTAGAAAACATGGGAGCGCAAATGGTAAAAGAAGTGGCTTCTAAAACCAACGATTTAGCTGGTGATGGTACTACTACTGCAACTGTATTGGCACAAGCAATTGTACAAGAAGGATTAAAAAACGTTGCTGCTGGTGCAAATCCTTTAGATTTAAAAAGGGGTATTGACAAAGCTGTAACATCAATTGTAGAAGGATTAGCAGAACAATCTAAAGAAGTGGGTTCTGACTCTAGTCAAATTCAACAAGTAGCGGCTATTTCTGCAAACAACGACAATTCTATTGGTGATTTAATTGCCGAAGCTTTTGGAAAAGTTGGAAAAGAAGGTGTTATTACTGTAGAAGAAGCTAAAGGAACCGAAACTTATGTTGATATTGTAGAAGGTATGCAATTTGACAGAGGTTATTTATCTCCTTACTTTGTAACCAATTCAGAAAAAATGTTGGCTGAATTAGACAATCCATATATTTTATTATACGATAAAAAAATCTCTAACCTTAAAGAGTTATTACCAATTTTAGAACCTATTTCTCAAAGCGGTAAACCTTTATTAATTATTGCTG
Above is a genomic segment from Wenyingzhuangia fucanilytica containing:
- a CDS encoding co-chaperone GroES; the encoded protein is MSINIKPLADRVLVEPAPAETKTASGLIIPDSAKEKPLTGTVVAAGKGTKDEPITVKVGDTVLYGKYAGTELAYEGKDYLIMRESDIFAII
- a CDS encoding sigma-54 interaction domain-containing protein, coding for MESVQVIKQRFGIIGNDPKLNRSIEKATRVAPTDISVLVAGESGVGKESIPKIIHQLSQRKHNNYIAVNCGAIPEGTIDSELFGHEKGAFTGATNTRKGYFEVANGGTIFLDEVGELPLTTQVRLLRVLENGEFIKVGSSEVQKTDVRIVAATNVKMVEAIKKGKFREDLYYRLSTVEIELPPLRNRNEDIHLLFRKFASDFAQKYKMPTVRLTDDAIDLLIRYHFPGNIRQLRNIAEQISVIEENRNIDANKLKQYLPNLSSSTLPMIIDENSNSYGEEKSGLLKMIYDLRAELNELKKVTLNIMHGSKVKESEAFLETSSTKTLAPSPSINNNSNLVSFHNDDDDLREDDDEEYYIETVEEDENLSLQDKEIEMIKKSLERNSNKRKLAAKELGISERTLYRKIKQYNL
- the secG gene encoding preprotein translocase subunit SecG is translated as MTYNLLLIVIMVVAILLILIVLVQNPKGGGLSSSLTGGSGGTIGGVQSTNNFLDKATWTLAIALLALILLSSLAIPRDEASKSELQNTIQQRDEVAPIDDNAADIDDIMNESAPAAEESTEE
- the miaB gene encoding tRNA (N6-isopentenyl adenosine(37)-C2)-methylthiotransferase MiaB, with the protein product MSRVTTEEKIIDANKQGHPLSTDFKEGNTKKLYIESYGCQMNMNDSEIVASILSETGYNTTLNLEEADLVMVNTCSIREKAEQTIRKRLQKYNAIKKINPNMKVGVLGCMAERLKSKFLEEEKIVDLVVGPDAYRDIPNLLEEVNEGRNAVNVILSKEETYADVSPVRLNSNGVSAFVTITRGCDNMCTFCVVPFTRGRERSRDPQSIISEIKDLQAKGYKEVTLLGQNVDSYLWYGGGLKKDFDKASDIAKATAVGFADLLKMVASTFPEMWVRFFTNNPQDMDINVLHTMVKYPNICRYLHLPVQSGSTTVLERMNRQHTREEYMELIDNIKTLLPDCAISQDMIVGFCGETEEEHKDTLSLMEYVNYDYGFMFAYSERPGTLAEKKFPDDVPAEDKKRRLQEVIDLQRKMSLANTEAYLGQTVVALIEGNSKKSDQHWMARNSQNYAIVFPKGDQKVGDFVKVKITDCTSATLLGEYVSHS
- a CDS encoding LptE family protein, whose translation is MLKKILSKFILFTSLLTVISCGIYSFTGGDTGNAKTIQIDFFNNNANLVEPSLSQAFTLALQDFFITQTNLDLVKSSGDLQFEGEITRYTITPMTATADQTAAQNRLTLEVNVRFYNRTDEKKNFEKKFSHFYDYDANTILQGANLEAAYDEIFERITQNIFNASIANW
- the topA gene encoding type I DNA topoisomerase; this translates as MANNLVIVESPAKAKTIEKFLGKDFQVESSFGHIADLPSNGLGIDVDGDFSPTYLVSDDKKAVVKKLKSLAKKAETVWLASDEDREGEAIAWHLKEQLKLNDDNTKRIVFHEITKSAILKAVENPRKINYNLVDAQQARRVLDRIVGYELSPVLWRKVKAGLSAGRVQSVAVRLIVERERSILEFVSEASYKVVAEFYNDEGKSFKATLPKAFETREKAEAFLKQCIGAEFKIADLTTKPAKKSPAAPFTTSTLQQEAARKLGFSVSKTMTVAQRLYEAGIITYMRTDSVNLSDEAKKAAADEITASYGAEFSKPRNYNTKSKGAQEAHEAIRPTDMTRHEINEEYDQNRLYDLIWKRTLASQMSDAQLERTNVKIENNKNTKVFTANGEMIKFEGFLKVYLEGNDNEDEEQDGMLPRLTVGDVLEHEYITATQRFTKAPYRFTEASLVKQLEELGIGRPSTYAPTISTVLRRGYVEKGTVEGEERAYEQFVLKNDKVASKTLTEKVGSDKGKLVPTDIGNIVNDFLVAHFEKILDYGFTAKVEAQFDEIAEGNEEWIGMIKDFYKGFHTNVKDVAENADRESGERILGKHPESGKTVLVRLGKFGPLAQIGGPDDEEKEFASLLKEQNLGTVTLDEVLDLFLLPKNLGEYKGEEAVVSNGRFGPYIKYGAMYVSLDRGEDPMSVDFDRAVELIEAKIKADAPIAEYENLPVQKGVGRFGPFIKWNNIFINVNKKYDFDNLTYDDIVELIEVKKQKEIDKVVHNWEEEGIRVEKARWGRHNIIKGKTKIELAKTIDAPALTLEEVKDIIEKNAPKKKTRAKKAPVKKTTKKK